A portion of the Streptomyces sp. NBC_01335 genome contains these proteins:
- a CDS encoding VOC family protein, which produces MDLASIRIITGDISRLVEFYEKATGVPATWSTEDFAEIRTSGATLAIGSTRTVPLFAPGSARPGENHSVIIEFLVEDVDRVYGNLSGFVTDFVNEPTTMPWGNRSLLFRDPDGTLVNFFTPVTPAAVAKAAR; this is translated from the coding sequence ATGGACCTCGCATCGATCCGGATCATCACCGGCGACATCTCGCGTCTCGTCGAGTTCTACGAGAAGGCCACCGGGGTACCGGCGACCTGGTCCACCGAGGACTTCGCCGAGATCAGGACCTCCGGCGCCACGCTCGCCATCGGCAGCACCCGCACCGTGCCGCTGTTCGCGCCGGGCTCCGCCCGCCCGGGCGAGAACCACAGCGTGATCATCGAGTTCCTCGTCGAGGACGTGGACCGTGTGTACGGAAACCTCAGCGGCTTCGTCACCGACTTCGTCAACGAGCCCACGACGATGCCCTGGGGCAACCGGTCGCTTCTGTTCCGCGACCCCGACGGCACCCTCGTGAACTTCTTCACGCCGGTCACCCCGGCGGCCGTCGCGAAGGCCGCCCGCTGA
- a CDS encoding AI-2E family transporter, protein MSKLPGWLGRVGAELTDLAARLDERRQQAEADEAESGHVHTHHRHHHAPAPAAQSAPDATAHVPAPPAYAPDVAARAHPVAAIPWGMRVAAEAGWRLLVLAGTLWVLMRVISAVQLVVLAFVAALLVTALLQPTVVRLRRYGLPRGLATAVTAVLGFVIMGLVGWFVVWQVMDNLDTLSDKVRDGIDELKRWLLDSPFHVTESQINDIAKNLSDTIGTNTEEITSAGLQGVTVMVEFLTGMLLAMFSTLFLLYDGKRIWEWTLKLVPAQARPGVAGAGPRAWRTLTAYVRGTVIVALIDAIFIGLGIYFLDVPMAVPLAVFIFLFAFIPLVGAVVSGALAVVVALVTEGVFTALMVLIVVLAVQQIEGHILQPFILGRAVRVHPLAVVLSVAAGGMVAGIGGAVVAVPLVAVTNTVVGYLRSYSRQEAQRHAPRPHGASALHVAPTPAPGTPPEDRYDESYPGGGDGPGGTGTGDAGPADGNTGPAAEDTPPEADDGVPGNGEDRPRA, encoded by the coding sequence ATGTCGAAACTGCCCGGTTGGCTCGGACGTGTCGGGGCCGAACTGACGGACCTGGCCGCCCGCCTGGACGAGCGGCGGCAGCAAGCCGAGGCCGACGAGGCCGAGTCCGGGCACGTCCACACGCACCACCGGCACCACCACGCCCCCGCCCCCGCCGCGCAGAGCGCCCCCGACGCGACCGCCCACGTGCCCGCGCCGCCCGCCTACGCCCCCGACGTCGCCGCGCGGGCCCATCCGGTCGCCGCCATCCCCTGGGGCATGCGGGTCGCCGCCGAGGCCGGCTGGCGGCTGCTCGTGCTCGCGGGCACCCTCTGGGTGCTGATGCGCGTCATCAGCGCCGTCCAGCTCGTCGTGCTCGCCTTCGTGGCCGCCCTGCTCGTCACGGCGCTGCTCCAGCCGACCGTGGTGCGGCTCAGGCGGTACGGGCTGCCGCGCGGCCTGGCCACCGCCGTCACCGCCGTCCTGGGCTTCGTCATCATGGGACTGGTCGGCTGGTTCGTCGTCTGGCAGGTGATGGACAACCTCGACACGCTCTCCGACAAGGTCCGCGACGGGATCGACGAGTTGAAGCGCTGGCTGCTCGACAGCCCCTTCCACGTCACCGAGTCGCAGATCAACGACATCGCCAAGAATCTCAGCGACACCATCGGCACCAACACCGAGGAGATCACCTCCGCCGGCCTCCAGGGCGTCACGGTGATGGTCGAGTTCCTCACCGGGATGCTGCTCGCGATGTTCTCGACGCTCTTCCTGCTCTACGACGGCAAGCGGATCTGGGAGTGGACCCTCAAGCTGGTCCCCGCCCAGGCGCGCCCGGGGGTCGCCGGTGCCGGGCCGCGCGCCTGGCGCACGCTCACCGCCTACGTGCGGGGCACCGTGATCGTCGCGCTGATCGACGCCATCTTCATCGGGCTCGGGATCTACTTCCTCGACGTGCCGATGGCGGTGCCGCTCGCCGTGTTCATCTTCCTCTTCGCCTTCATCCCGCTGGTCGGCGCCGTCGTCTCCGGGGCGCTGGCGGTCGTCGTCGCGCTCGTCACCGAAGGGGTGTTCACCGCCCTCATGGTGCTGATCGTGGTGCTGGCGGTGCAGCAGATCGAGGGGCACATCCTCCAGCCGTTCATCCTCGGCCGGGCGGTGCGGGTCCACCCGCTCGCCGTGGTGCTCTCCGTCGCCGCCGGCGGGATGGTCGCGGGCATCGGCGGTGCGGTCGTCGCCGTCCCGCTGGTCGCCGTCACCAACACGGTGGTCGGCTACCTGCGGTCGTACAGCCGCCAGGAGGCCCAGCGGCACGCCCCCCGGCCGCACGGCGCCTCCGCCCTCCACGTGGCGCCCACCCCCGCCCCCGGCACCCCGCCCGAGGACCGGTACGACGAGTCCTACCCGGGCGGCGGGGACGGGCCGGGCGGTACGGGGACGGGCGACGCGGGTCCGGCCGACGGCAACACCGGCCCGGCGGCCGAGGACACGCCCCCCGAGGCGGACGACGGCGTACCCGGAAACGGCGAGGACCGCCCCCGGGCTTGA
- a CDS encoding isoprenyl transferase: protein MNLRDLVYGLYARRVEGRLDHSQVPKHIGVILDGNRRWAKASGGSAVQGHQAGADKISELLGWCNETDVEVVTLWLLSTDNFDRPEAELKPLLGIIENTVSNLASDGRWRVHHVGTMDLLPAQTQLVLKEAEQATADIDGIIVNVAVGYGGRQEIADAVRSLLLDHADKGTTFEELAEVVSTDLISEHLYTRGQPDPDLVIRTSGEQRLSGFMLWQSAHSEYYFCEVFWPAFRKVDFLRALRDYAARHRRYGA from the coding sequence GTGAACTTGCGCGACCTGGTGTACGGGCTCTACGCACGCCGGGTGGAAGGCCGGCTGGACCACTCACAGGTGCCGAAGCACATCGGGGTCATCCTCGACGGCAACCGCCGCTGGGCGAAGGCGTCCGGTGGTTCGGCGGTGCAGGGGCACCAGGCCGGCGCGGACAAGATCTCCGAGCTGCTCGGCTGGTGCAACGAGACCGATGTCGAGGTCGTCACCCTCTGGCTGCTGTCGACGGACAACTTCGACCGCCCCGAGGCCGAGCTGAAGCCCCTCCTCGGCATCATCGAGAACACTGTGAGCAACCTGGCCTCGGACGGCCGCTGGCGGGTCCACCACGTGGGCACCATGGACCTGCTCCCCGCCCAGACCCAGCTCGTCCTCAAGGAGGCGGAGCAGGCCACCGCCGACATCGACGGGATAATCGTGAACGTCGCCGTCGGCTACGGCGGCCGGCAGGAGATCGCCGACGCCGTGCGGTCGCTGCTCCTGGACCACGCCGACAAGGGCACCACCTTCGAGGAGCTGGCGGAGGTCGTCTCCACCGATCTCATCTCCGAGCACCTCTACACCCGGGGCCAGCCCGACCCCGACCTGGTGATCCGTACCAGCGGCGAGCAGCGCCTCTCCGGATTCATGCTGTGGCAGAGCGCTCACTCCGAGTACTACTTCTGCGAGGTCTTCTGGCCGGCCTTCCGCAAGGTCGACTTCCTCCGCGCGCTCCGCGACTACGCGGCCCGCCACCGCCGCTACGGCGCCTGA
- a CDS encoding helix-turn-helix transcriptional regulator — protein sequence MSRPAGRVLALLELLQSGGVRTTAELAGRLGVDARTVRRYVDHLTDLDVPVETVRGRYGGYRLGPGYRMPPLMFSDDEALAVLLGLIAGRRAGLTTTADTAGETAAAKIRRVLPERAARRLATVLEALAFTDPPGEPAAPDAGVLLTVADAVRHHRPLSIRYTGRDGRRSERGLHPYGIVAHAGRWYVTGTDPGIGEDRSFRLDRVEGARTLPGTFEAPEGPEPAERLLSGFAAAAYRHRVTLRIHGTAERIRARLPATVASLEELHTETGRDGTDGDTDGATGVDTAPGAERWHRVELRVERLDWLPPVLASLDRPFVVERPDELRDLVVAFADRFAARARRT from the coding sequence ATGTCCCGCCCCGCCGGCCGTGTGCTCGCCCTCCTGGAGCTGCTGCAGTCGGGCGGCGTCCGGACCACCGCCGAACTGGCCGGCCGGCTCGGCGTCGACGCCCGTACCGTGCGGCGGTACGTGGACCATCTGACCGACCTCGACGTACCCGTCGAGACGGTGCGCGGTCGCTACGGCGGCTACCGGCTCGGCCCCGGCTACCGCATGCCTCCGCTCATGTTCAGCGACGACGAGGCGCTCGCCGTGCTGCTCGGCCTGATCGCCGGGCGCCGGGCGGGACTGACGACGACGGCGGACACGGCGGGCGAGACGGCCGCCGCCAAGATCCGCCGGGTGCTGCCCGAGCGCGCCGCCCGCAGGCTCGCCACCGTGCTGGAGGCCCTGGCCTTCACCGATCCGCCCGGCGAGCCGGCCGCTCCGGACGCCGGGGTTCTGCTCACCGTCGCCGACGCGGTACGCCACCACCGGCCGCTCTCGATCAGGTACACCGGCCGCGACGGCCGGCGCAGCGAGCGCGGGCTGCACCCGTACGGGATCGTCGCCCACGCGGGCCGCTGGTACGTCACCGGCACGGACCCCGGGATCGGCGAGGACCGGAGCTTCCGGCTCGATCGCGTCGAGGGCGCGAGGACCCTGCCCGGTACGTTCGAGGCACCCGAGGGGCCCGAGCCCGCTGAGCGACTCCTGTCCGGGTTCGCCGCGGCCGCGTACCGGCACCGGGTGACCCTGCGGATCCACGGCACGGCCGAGCGGATCCGCGCCCGGCTCCCGGCAACGGTCGCGAGCCTGGAGGAGCTCCACACGGAGACGGGCAGGGACGGAACCGACGGGGACACGGACGGGGCCACGGGCGTGGACACGGCCCCGGGGGCCGAGCGCTGGCACCGTGTCGAGCTGCGGGTCGAGCGGCTCGACTGGCTGCCCCCGGTACTCGCCTCGCTGGACCGGCCGTTCGTCGTCGAGCGCCCGGACGAACTGCGCGACCTCGTCGTCGCGTTCGCCGACCGCTTCGCCGCCCGCGCCCGCAGGACCTGA
- a CDS encoding PhoH family protein: MVTSSKRRMPDRRTYVLDTSVLLADPNAMTRFDEHEVVLPIVVVTELEAKRHHPELGYFARQALRLLDDFRVRYGRLDAPIPLGDLGGTLRVELNHSDPGVLPAGYRLGDNDSRILAVARNLQAEGYDVTVVSKDLPLRIKASSVGLLAEEYRAELAITDSGHTGMAELPLSGEQVDLLFAEETLYVPEAAELPVHTGLVLQSERGKALGRVTAQGNVRLVRGDREAFGIHGRSAEQRIALDLLLDPEVGIVSLGGRAGTGKSALALCAGLEAVLERRQHQKVMVFRPLYAVGGQELGYLPGSEAEKMSPWAQAVFDTLSAVAGREVIEEVLGRGMLEVLPLTHIRGRSLHDAFVIVDEAQSLERNVLLTVLSRIGANSRVVLTHDVAQRDNLRVGRYDGVVAVVEKLKGHPLFAHVTLTRSERSQIAALVTEMLEEG; encoded by the coding sequence GTGGTGACCAGCTCAAAGCGCCGCATGCCCGACAGGCGCACCTATGTTCTCGACACCAGCGTCCTGCTGGCCGACCCCAACGCCATGACGCGCTTCGACGAGCACGAAGTCGTGCTGCCGATCGTCGTCGTCACGGAGCTGGAGGCCAAAAGGCACCACCCGGAGCTCGGTTACTTCGCCCGGCAGGCGCTGCGCCTGCTCGACGACTTCCGCGTCCGGTACGGCAGGCTCGACGCCCCGATCCCCCTCGGGGACCTGGGCGGCACGCTCCGTGTCGAACTCAACCACTCCGACCCCGGCGTGCTGCCCGCCGGCTACCGGCTGGGGGACAACGACTCACGGATTCTCGCGGTGGCGCGCAACCTCCAGGCCGAGGGGTACGACGTCACCGTCGTCTCCAAGGACCTGCCGCTGCGCATCAAGGCGTCCTCGGTCGGGCTGCTCGCCGAGGAGTACCGCGCCGAGCTCGCCATCACCGACTCGGGCCACACCGGGATGGCCGAACTGCCGCTCTCCGGCGAGCAGGTGGACCTGCTGTTCGCCGAGGAGACGCTGTACGTCCCCGAGGCGGCCGAACTCCCGGTGCACACCGGGCTCGTCCTCCAGTCCGAGCGGGGCAAGGCGCTCGGCCGGGTCACGGCGCAGGGCAACGTCCGCCTGGTGCGCGGGGACCGGGAGGCGTTCGGTATCCACGGCCGCAGCGCCGAGCAGCGGATCGCGCTCGATCTGCTGCTCGACCCGGAGGTCGGCATCGTGTCGCTCGGCGGCAGGGCCGGTACGGGCAAGTCGGCGCTGGCGCTCTGCGCCGGCCTCGAAGCCGTCCTGGAGCGCCGCCAGCACCAGAAGGTGATGGTCTTCCGGCCGCTGTACGCGGTCGGCGGGCAGGAGCTGGGCTATCTTCCGGGCAGCGAGGCCGAGAAGATGAGCCCCTGGGCGCAGGCCGTCTTCGACACGCTCTCGGCGGTGGCCGGGCGCGAGGTGATCGAGGAGGTGCTGGGGCGCGGGATGCTGGAGGTCCTGCCGCTCACCCACATCCGGGGCCGCTCGCTGCACGACGCGTTCGTGATCGTCGACGAGGCGCAGTCCCTCGAACGCAACGTCCTGCTGACCGTTCTGTCCCGTATCGGGGCGAATTCCCGTGTGGTGCTCACTCATGACGTGGCCCAGCGGGACAACCTCAGAGTCGGCCGGTACGACGGAGTGGTCGCCGTCGTGGAGAAGCTGAAGGGTCATCCGCTCTTCGCCCACGTGACACTCACCCGCTCCGAGCGTTCACAAATCGCCGCACTGGTGACCGAAATGCTCGAAGAGGGATAG
- a CDS encoding alkyl hydroperoxide reductase codes for MALDELKSAIPDFAKDLKLNLGSVIGNSELPQQQLWGTVLACAIASRSPKVLRELEPEAKANLSAEAYTAAKSAAAIMAMNNVFYRTRHLLSDPEYGNLRAGLRMNVIGKPGVEKVDFELWSLAVSAINGCGQCLDSHEQVLRQAGVDRETIQEAVKIASVLQAVGVTLEAEAVLAE; via the coding sequence ATGGCACTCGACGAACTCAAGTCCGCCATACCGGACTTCGCGAAGGACCTGAAGCTGAACCTCGGTTCGGTCATCGGCAACAGCGAACTGCCGCAGCAGCAGCTCTGGGGCACCGTGCTCGCCTGCGCGATCGCCTCGCGTTCGCCGAAGGTCCTGCGCGAGCTGGAGCCGGAGGCCAAGGCCAACCTCTCCGCGGAGGCGTACACCGCCGCGAAGTCGGCCGCCGCCATCATGGCGATGAACAACGTCTTCTACCGGACCCGGCACCTGCTGTCGGACCCGGAGTACGGCAACCTCCGCGCGGGTCTGCGGATGAACGTCATCGGCAAGCCGGGCGTGGAGAAGGTCGACTTCGAGCTGTGGTCGCTCGCCGTCTCCGCGATCAACGGCTGCGGCCAGTGCCTGGACTCCCACGAGCAGGTGCTCCGCCAGGCCGGCGTGGACCGTGAGACGATCCAGGAAGCCGTGAAGATCGCTTCGGTGCTCCAGGCCGTCGGCGTCACCCTCGAAGCCGAGGCCGTGCTCGCCGAATAG
- a CDS encoding peroxiredoxin has protein sequence MLTVGDKFPEFDLTACVSLESGKEFAQINHKTYEGQWKIVFAWPKDFTFVCPTEIAAFGKLNDEFADRDAQILGFSGDSEFVHHAWRKDHPDLTDLPFPMMADSKHELMRDLGIEGEDGFAQRAVFIVDQNNEIQFTMVTAGSVGRNPKEVLRVLDALQTDELCPCNWTKGENTLDPVALLSGE, from the coding sequence GTGCTCACTGTTGGTGACAAGTTCCCCGAGTTCGACCTGACCGCCTGCGTGTCGCTGGAGAGCGGCAAGGAGTTCGCGCAGATCAACCACAAGACCTACGAGGGTCAGTGGAAGATCGTCTTCGCGTGGCCCAAGGACTTCACCTTCGTGTGCCCGACCGAGATCGCCGCCTTCGGCAAGCTGAACGACGAGTTCGCCGACCGTGACGCCCAGATCCTCGGCTTCTCCGGCGACTCCGAGTTCGTGCACCACGCCTGGCGCAAGGACCACCCGGACCTGACCGACCTGCCGTTCCCGATGATGGCCGACTCGAAGCACGAGCTCATGCGTGACCTCGGCATCGAGGGCGAGGACGGCTTCGCGCAGCGCGCCGTCTTCATCGTCGACCAGAACAACGAGATCCAGTTCACGATGGTGACCGCCGGTTCCGTGGGCCGTAACCCCAAGGAGGTCCTGCGGGTCCTCGACGCCCTGCAGACCGACGAGCTGTGCCCGTGCAACTGGACCAAGGGCGAGAACACCCTGGACCCGGTCGCCCTCCTCTCCGGCGAGTGA
- a CDS encoding hydrogen peroxide-inducible genes activator, with amino-acid sequence MAQAIQGNRTKQPSLSQLRAFVAVAEHLHFRDAAAAIGMSQPALSGAVSSLEETLGVQLIERTTRKVLLSTAGERLALRAGAVMDAVGALVEEAEAVRAPFTGTLRLGVIPTVAPYLLPTVLRLVHVRYPELDLQVHEEQTTSLLEGLSAGRLDLLLLAVPLGHPGVTELPLFDEDFVLVTEENHRLGGRTDLPREELRGLPLLLLDEGHCLRDQALDICREAGRTDGAPVTTTAAGLSTLVQLVAGGLGVTLLPRTAVTVETGRNPALATASFAEPAPSRRVALAMRTGTARHEEFGQFAAALREAMAELPVRMTTAGEH; translated from the coding sequence GTGGCTCAGGCAATCCAGGGCAATAGGACCAAACAACCCAGCCTCTCGCAGCTGCGCGCCTTCGTGGCCGTCGCGGAGCACCTGCACTTCCGGGACGCGGCGGCGGCGATCGGGATGAGCCAGCCCGCCCTCTCCGGGGCCGTCTCGTCGCTGGAGGAGACACTCGGTGTCCAGCTCATCGAGCGGACGACGCGCAAGGTGCTGCTCTCGACGGCCGGCGAACGCCTCGCGCTCCGCGCCGGTGCCGTCATGGACGCGGTCGGCGCGCTCGTCGAGGAGGCCGAGGCCGTCCGGGCGCCGTTCACCGGCACCCTGCGGCTCGGGGTGATCCCGACCGTCGCCCCGTACCTGCTGCCGACCGTGCTGCGGCTCGTCCACGTCCGGTACCCCGAACTCGACCTCCAGGTCCACGAGGAGCAGACCACCTCGCTGCTGGAGGGGCTCTCCGCCGGGCGCCTCGACCTGCTGCTGCTCGCCGTGCCCCTCGGTCACCCCGGGGTGACCGAGCTGCCGCTCTTCGACGAGGACTTCGTGCTGGTCACCGAGGAGAACCACCGGCTCGGCGGGCGCACGGACCTCCCCCGCGAGGAGCTGCGCGGTCTGCCGCTGCTGCTGCTCGACGAGGGCCACTGCCTGCGCGACCAGGCGCTCGACATCTGCCGGGAGGCCGGGCGTACGGACGGGGCGCCGGTGACGACGACCGCCGCCGGGCTCTCCACCCTCGTGCAGCTCGTCGCCGGCGGCCTCGGGGTGACCCTGCTGCCGCGCACCGCCGTGACCGTGGAGACCGGCCGCAACCCGGCACTCGCCACCGCCTCCTTCGCCGAACCCGCCCCCTCGCGGCGGGTCGCGCTGGCCATGCGGACCGGGACCGCCCGGCACGAGGAGTTCGGCCAGTTCGCCGCCGCGCTGCGCGAGGCGATGGCCGAACTGCCGGTACGGATGACGACCGCCGGGGAGCACTGA
- a CDS encoding lytic transglycosylase domain-containing protein, producing the protein MSRISVRGFAVASATAVTTVGAVVGVASGSTPAADDNNFEATAADTTLLADIPAGHQAQVQTASLTQQADAQASAADAAAKKSAEESARLQAAKDATVKKQAAEDQAEREKEAKEAQEAKDAEERASRSAVRDATSFAAQGSYSVAEVQAMARQMIPADQYQCFSNIVNHESTWNYRAVNASSGAYGLVQALPGSKMSSAGADWQTNPATQIKWGLSYMNASYGSPCGAWSFWQANSWY; encoded by the coding sequence GTGAGCCGGATCTCGGTCCGGGGGTTCGCAGTGGCATCAGCCACCGCGGTCACCACCGTTGGCGCCGTCGTAGGCGTTGCTTCGGGCAGCACTCCCGCTGCCGACGACAACAACTTCGAGGCCACCGCAGCCGACACCACGCTGCTCGCAGACATCCCCGCGGGCCACCAGGCCCAGGTCCAGACCGCTTCGCTGACGCAGCAGGCCGATGCCCAGGCATCCGCCGCCGACGCCGCCGCGAAGAAGTCGGCCGAGGAGTCGGCCCGGCTCCAGGCCGCCAAGGACGCCACGGTCAAGAAGCAGGCGGCCGAGGACCAGGCGGAGCGCGAGAAGGAAGCCAAGGAGGCCCAGGAGGCCAAGGACGCCGAGGAGCGCGCCAGCCGCTCGGCCGTCCGCGACGCCACCTCGTTCGCCGCCCAGGGCTCGTACTCCGTCGCCGAGGTCCAGGCGATGGCCCGGCAGATGATCCCCGCCGACCAGTACCAGTGCTTCAGCAACATCGTGAACCACGAGTCGACGTGGAACTACCGCGCGGTCAACGCCTCCTCCGGCGCGTACGGTCTGGTCCAGGCACTCCCCGGCTCCAAGATGTCCTCCGCGGGCGCCGACTGGCAGACCAACCCGGCCACCCAGATCAAGTGGGGCCTCAGCTACATGAACGCCAGCTACGGCAGCCCCTGCGGCGCCTGGTCGTTCTGGCAGGCCAACAGCTGGTACTAG
- a CDS encoding FtsX-like permease family protein gives MTDPGTRPRTLSRTPARLRDLGLGVRFAAAGGREGWVRTLLTSVGVGIGVTLLLVASAVPHLLDERSHRSDARMESLASLAPDSNGKTDRTVLVKPIDTEFHNHAVQGTLMRADGSHPVLPAGLAHVPAAGRMYVSPALAELLKSSDARLLRERLPYAVEGTITDAGLVSPRELRFYLGSSTLTADNGGHRLTGYGNGLPVPPLDPLLVVLSVMVGVVLLMPVAIFIATAVRFGGERRDRRLAALRLVGADIGSVRWIAAGEALFGALLGLLAGAVFFLAGRPFVGSLSVWEQSVFPADLAPAAPLVALIVCAVPLCSLVVTLVAMRSVVVEPLGVVREGTGRRRRLWWRLLVPLAGLGIFAAQGRTGEDQTARPYPIVVGAVLVLLGLALLLPWLLEGCVNRLRGGPVPWQLAGRRLQLSAGTAARTVSGITVAVAGAVALQMLFAAMNADFNRLTGQDPTRAQFYMVSENVSGDGATRAIEELRATKGVKQVIGRVEVFATKPGTYTGDEVEPTTSITVGDCATLKELARITTCAEGDTFVAHPAHDQEMSDWVDESARKGEQVKIDSYRSGPDVRKPVYWTLPAGARTVTGRVDPHGEETTGILATRGAIDPATLPGATVVSEVRIDESVPEVSEYVRNTAARIDPTMRVVALNSTERDGRYASIQTAVKVGGTATLLLIGASMLVQQLEQLRERRRLLSVLVAFGTRRSTLGWSVLWQTAIPVAAGLVVAVAGGLALGWTLTWMTAKQVSDWWLFLPMTGVGGGLVLLVTLLSLPALWRLMRPDGLRTE, from the coding sequence ATGACCGACCCCGGCACCAGGCCCCGCACCCTCTCCCGTACCCCGGCCCGGCTGCGCGACCTCGGGCTCGGTGTCCGTTTCGCCGCCGCGGGCGGCCGCGAGGGCTGGGTCCGTACCCTGCTCACCTCCGTCGGGGTGGGCATCGGGGTGACCCTGCTGCTCGTCGCCTCCGCCGTCCCGCACCTGCTGGACGAGCGGAGCCACCGCAGCGACGCCCGGATGGAGAGCCTGGCGTCCCTCGCTCCCGATTCCAACGGGAAGACGGACCGCACGGTCCTCGTCAAGCCGATCGACACCGAGTTCCACAACCACGCCGTCCAGGGCACGCTGATGCGCGCCGACGGCTCGCACCCGGTGCTGCCGGCCGGCCTGGCGCACGTCCCCGCCGCCGGCCGGATGTACGTCTCCCCCGCCCTGGCCGAGCTGCTGAAGTCCTCGGACGCCCGGCTGCTGCGGGAGCGCCTGCCGTACGCCGTCGAGGGCACGATCACCGACGCGGGCCTGGTGTCCCCCCGCGAACTCCGGTTCTACCTGGGCAGTTCCACCCTCACCGCGGACAACGGTGGCCACCGGCTGACCGGTTACGGCAACGGGCTGCCCGTCCCCCCGCTCGACCCGCTGCTCGTCGTCCTCAGCGTGATGGTCGGCGTGGTGCTGCTGATGCCGGTGGCCATCTTCATCGCCACCGCCGTGCGGTTCGGCGGGGAACGCCGGGACCGCCGGCTCGCCGCGCTGCGCCTGGTGGGCGCGGACATCGGCTCGGTCCGGTGGATCGCGGCCGGGGAGGCGCTCTTCGGGGCGCTGCTCGGGCTGCTCGCCGGTGCCGTGTTCTTCCTGGCGGGGCGTCCGTTCGTCGGCTCGCTCTCGGTCTGGGAGCAGAGCGTCTTCCCCGCCGACCTGGCCCCGGCGGCGCCGCTGGTCGCGCTGATCGTGTGCGCGGTACCGCTCTGCTCGCTGGTGGTGACCCTGGTCGCCATGCGGTCCGTGGTGGTGGAACCGCTGGGGGTCGTCCGGGAGGGAACGGGCCGCAGGCGGCGGCTCTGGTGGCGGCTGCTGGTGCCGCTGGCGGGTCTCGGGATCTTCGCCGCGCAGGGGCGGACGGGCGAGGATCAGACGGCCAGGCCGTATCCGATCGTCGTCGGCGCGGTGCTGGTCCTGCTGGGGCTGGCCCTGCTGCTGCCCTGGCTGCTGGAAGGGTGCGTGAACCGGCTGCGCGGCGGCCCGGTGCCCTGGCAGCTCGCCGGCCGCAGGCTCCAGCTCAGCGCCGGGACGGCCGCGCGGACGGTCAGCGGGATCACCGTGGCGGTGGCGGGGGCGGTCGCGCTCCAGATGCTGTTCGCCGCGATGAACGCCGACTTCAACCGGCTGACCGGCCAGGACCCCACCCGGGCCCAGTTCTACATGGTGTCCGAGAACGTCTCCGGCGACGGCGCCACCCGCGCGATCGAGGAACTCCGCGCGACCAAGGGCGTGAAGCAGGTGATCGGCAGGGTGGAGGTGTTCGCGACGAAGCCGGGCACGTACACCGGGGACGAGGTCGAGCCCACCACCTCGATCACGGTCGGCGACTGCGCGACGCTGAAGGAGCTGGCCAGGATCACCACCTGCGCGGAGGGCGACACCTTCGTCGCGCACCCCGCCCACGACCAGGAGATGTCCGACTGGGTCGACGAGTCCGCGCGCAAGGGCGAGCAGGTCAAGATCGACTCCTACAGATCCGGGCCGGACGTCCGCAAGCCGGTCTACTGGACCCTGCCGGCCGGGGCACGGACCGTCACCGGGCGGGTCGACCCGCACGGCGAGGAGACCACGGGCATTCTCGCGACCCGAGGGGCGATCGACCCGGCAACCCTCCCCGGGGCGACCGTGGTGTCCGAGGTGAGGATCGACGAGAGCGTGCCCGAGGTCTCGGAGTACGTACGGAACACGGCGGCCCGGATCGACCCCACCATGCGGGTCGTCGCCCTGAACTCGACCGAACGCGACGGGCGGTACGCCAGCATCCAGACGGCCGTCAAGGTCGGCGGCACCGCCACGCTGCTGCTGATCGGCGCCTCGATGCTGGTGCAGCAGCTGGAGCAGCTCCGTGAGCGCCGGAGGCTGCTGTCGGTCCTGGTGGCCTTCGGTACCCGGCGCTCGACGCTGGGCTGGTCGGTGCTGTGGCAGACGGCGATCCCGGTGGCGGCGGGTCTGGTGGTCGCGGTCGCCGGCGGGCTGGCGCTGGGCTGGACGCTCACCTGGATGACCGCGAAGCAGGTCTCCGACTGGTGGCTGTTCCTGCCGATGACCGGTGTGGGAGGCGGGCTCGTCCTGCTGGTGACCCTGCTCTCGCTGCCGGCGCTCTGGCGCCTGATGCGGCCGGACGGACTGCGCACGGAGTAG